Part of the Longimicrobium sp. genome, TGCACCTCGTCCGATGCGCCGTACAGCGTCCCGATCGCGATCAGCGGGAGCCGGCCGACCGCGGCCGGTGCACCGCCGTACGCCAGCAGCACGCCGAGCCCCGCGTACGCCGCGAAGTGCAGCATCTTGTCCGAGTTGTCCACGTCCGGCAGCCGCACCGTGGGCTGGGCGGAGGCCACAAAGATCGCGGCCATGTACAGCAGCGCCGGTGTCCAGCGCAGCCAGCGCTTCACGTGCTCTCGGCTTCGGCCAGCACGGCGAGGAAGTCGTCCGGCGTGCGGGCGGCGGCCAATCTCTCGCGCAACGCGTCGCGGCGCACCAGGCGCGAGATGCGCGAGAGCGCCTTGACGTGCGCCCCCGCCGCCGACTCCGGGCCCACCAGGAGGAAGACCAGCGTCACGGGGCGCCCGTCCAGCGCGTCGAAGTCCACCGGCTCGGGCGCTACGCCGGCCGCCATCACCAGCTCGGGCGCCGAGTCCGACTTCCCATGCGGGATCGCCACGCCGCTGCCGATGCCGGTGCTCAGCACCTCTTCGCGCGCGCGCACGGCGCGCAGCACGTCGGCGGGGTCGCTCAGGTAACCGCCGCGGTGCAGCACCTCCACCAGCTCCTGCAGCAGGGCGTCCTTGGACGCGCCTCGCAGCGGCACCTGGATGCGGTCCGGGGTCAGCAGCTCGGTCAGCAGCACGCGCACCTCAGAGGGGTGGAAAGCACCGGCCACGCCGTGGGGGAGCGTGGCCGGAAGCCCGTCAACCTAACGTGGGCCCGCGGCGGCATCAAGCATGCGCCCGGGGAACACCGCGGCCGGTGGGGGGAATCAAGCCGGAACGCGTACGGCGCGAATGTAACTCCGAGTCCTGAGTCCTAAGTCCTAAGTCCTAAGTCCTAAACAGCGGTGTTCAGCACTTAGCACTTAGCACTTAGCACTTAGCACTTCCGTCCAACAAATCGCCATGACACCCGAAGCACCCCCGACCGACCTGATCGGCCTCCTTCCCGAGGAGGCGGAAGCCGTGCTCCGCGCCCACTTCGAGCGCAGGGGGCAGCCCGCCTTCCGCGTGAAGCAGGTGCTGCGCTGGATCTACGAGCGCGAGGCGTTCGGCTTCGACGACATGACCGACCTGCCGCTGGCGGAGCGCGCCGCGCTCGGCGAGGCGTTCGCCTTCACCGCCCCCGCGCCGGCCAAGATCTCCCGCTCGGTGGACGGCACCGCCAAGCACCTCTGGCGCCTGGCGGACGGCGAGCTGATCGAGTCGGTGCTGATCCCCACCGCCACGCGCCTCACGCTGTGCATCTCGTCGCAGGCGGGGTGCGCGATGGCGTGCACCTTTTGCGCCACTGGCTGGGCAGGATACCGCCGCCAGCTCACGGCGGGGGAGATCGTGTCGCAGTTCCGCGGCGCGCGCCACTGGGCGCG contains:
- a CDS encoding VanZ family protein, with product MKRWLRWTPALLYMAAIFVASAQPTVRLPDVDNSDKMLHFAAYAGLGVLLAYGGAPAAVGRLPLIAIGTLYGASDEVHQSFVPGRTPDLLDWVADTLGAIAGVLAAHRFFSRRRARAAAPGADPLRR
- a CDS encoding PTS sugar transporter subunit IIA; translated protein: MLLTELLTPDRIQVPLRGASKDALLQELVEVLHRGGYLSDPADVLRAVRAREEVLSTGIGSGVAIPHGKSDSAPELVMAAGVAPEPVDFDALDGRPVTLVFLLVGPESAAGAHVKALSRISRLVRRDALRERLAAARTPDDFLAVLAEAEST